In Rhodamnia argentea isolate NSW1041297 chromosome 4, ASM2092103v1, whole genome shotgun sequence, the following proteins share a genomic window:
- the LOC115751028 gene encoding arogenate dehydrogenase 1, chloroplastic, with translation MPFAFNSLQRLRGPPPSVPHLHNTLSPLPHFQSLRPSLRSPQPLSRRPRRRRRHLRIQSIDAAQLYDYESKLSASFESHRKLTIAIVGFGNFGQFLAKTLTRQGHTVLAHSRSDHSDVARKLGVTFFRDPDDLCEEHPEVILFCTSILSTEKVVKSLPLQRLKRNTLVVDVLSVKEFAKTLLIKLLPCDFDIICTHPMFGPESGKNGWSGLNFVYEKVRIGDEESRISRADKFLDIFAGEGCNMVEMTCAEHDKWAAGSQFITHTVGRVLEKLDLESTPINTKGYETLLGLVDNTAGDSFDLYYGLFMYNNNSLEMLERLDLAFEALKKQLFGRLHDVVRKQLFESAEKVPVSPENYGMLSNITNGAASSKSMGFQDVAPSISSPVPSSSTSQDTSPLKIAIVGFGNFGQFLAKTMVRQGHTVIAYSRSNNCEAAQRLGVSFFSNVDDLCEEHPDVILLCSSILSTESVLKSLALQRLKRSTLFVDVLSVKEFPRVLFLQNLPLDFDVLCTHPMFGPESGKNGWSGLSFVYDKVRVGSDEFRQARCDWFLDIFAQEGCLMVEMSCAEHDWHAAGSQFITHTMGRTLEKLGLESTPINTKGYETLLNLVENTAGDSFDLYYGLFMYNVNAMEQLERLDLAFESLKKQLFGRMHGVLRKQLFENADKSKVLHEKPVLPKPSQDVGALSFGSKFKTFEV, from the exons ATGCCGTTCGCCTTCAATTCTCTGCAACGCCTCCGAGGTCCGCCGCCGTCCGTTCCTCACCTCCAcaacactctctctcctctccctcattTCCAATCTCTCCGCCCCAGTCTAAGATCCCCTCAACCTCTCTcccgccgcccccgccgccgccgccgccatctcCGTATCCAGTCCATCGACGCCGCCCAGCTCTACGACTACGAGTCCAAGCTCTCCGCCAGCTTCGAATCGCACCGCAAGCTCACGATCGCCATCGTCGGCTTCGGCAACTTCGGCCAGTTCCTGGCCAAGACCCTCACGCGCCAGGGCCACACCGTCCTCGCCCACTCTCGATCCGACCACTCCGACGTCGCTCGCAAGCTCGGCGTCACGTTCTTCCGCGACCCGGACGACCTGTGCGAAGAACACCCGGAAGTCATCTTGTTCTGCACTTCAATCCTTTCGACGGAAAAAGTCGTAAAGTCGCTGCCTTTGCAGAGATTGAAGCGGAACACTTTGGTCGTCGACGTCTTGTCGGTAAAAGAGTTTGCTAAGACTTTGCTAATTAAGCTTTTGCCTTGTGATTTTGATATAATTTGTACGCATCCGATGTTTGGACCTGAGAGTGGGAAAAATGGATGGAGTGGGCTTAATTTTGTGTATGAGAAGGTTAGGATTGGCGACGAGGAATCGAGGATTTCAAGGGCTGATAAATTTCTCGATATTTTCGCGGGGGAGGGGTGTAATATGGTGGAGATGACCTGCGCCGAGCACGATAAATGGGCTGCCGGATCGCAGTTCATCACGCACACGGTCGGGAGGGTTCTGGAGAAGTTGGATTTGGAATCGACGCCGATTAATACGAAGGGGTACGAGACGTTGCTAGGTCTGGTGGATAATACTGCAGGGGACAGCTTCGATTTGTACTATGGGTTGTTCATGTATAATAACAATTCTTTGGAGATGTTGGAGAGGTTGGACTTGGCTTTCGAGGCATTGAAGAAGCAGCTGTTTGGAAGGTTACATGATGTGGTGAGGAAGCAGTTGTTTGAAAGTGCTGAGAAAGTGCCCGTTTCGCCAGAGAATTACGGGATGCTGTCGAATATTACAAATGGTGCGGCTAGTTCAAAATCAATGGG ATTCCAAGATGTCGCTCCGTCAATCAGCTCTCCAGTGCCTAGCTCCAGCACTTCTCAAGATACGTCACCCCTCAAGATTGCCATTGTTGGATTTGGAAACTTTGGCCAGTTTCTAGCAAAGACCATGGTCCGCCAAGGTCACACAGTTATAGCTTATTCTCGATCAAATAACTGTGAGGCAGCTCAAAGGTTGggcgtttctttcttttctaatgTAGATGATCTTTGTGAAGAGCATCCAGACGTGATACTTCTTTGCAGCTCGATTTTGTCCACAGAGAGCGTCCTTAAATCACTGGCTCTCCAAAGATTAAAAAGGAGTACCTTGTTTGTCGATGTACTTTCAGTGAAGGAATTTCCGAGGGTTTTGTTTCTCCAGAACTTGCCACTAGATTTTGATGTTCTTTGCACCCACCCCATGTTTGGACCCGAGAGCGGTAAGAATGGATGGAGTGGTCTTTCCTTTGTTTATGATAAAGTTAGGGTTGGAAGTGATGAGTTTAGACAAGCACGATGTGACTGGTTTTTGGACATATTTGCACAGGAGGGGTGTCTGATGGTGGAGATGAGTTGTGCTGAACATGATTGGCATGCAGCTGGGTCACAGTTTATCACGCACACAATGGGGAGGACTCTGGAGAAACTAGGGTTGGAGTCCACCCCCATTAACACGAAAGGGTATGAGACTTTGTTAAATTTGGTGGAGAACACGGCTGGTGATAGCTTCGACCTCTACTACGGGCTATTCATGTATAATGTGAATGCGATGGAGCAGCTGGAGAGGTTGGATTTGGCATTTGAATCCCTAAAGAAGCAACTCTTTGGGCGTATGCATGGTGTCCTCCGGAAGCAATTGTTCGAGAATGCAGACAAAAGCAAAGTTCTTCACGAAAAACCTGTATTGCCAAAGCCATCTCAGGATGTTGGTGCTTTGTCGTTTGGATCCAAGTTCAAAACTTTTGAGGTCTAA